Proteins from one Salmonella bongori NCTC 12419 genomic window:
- the rlmD gene encoding 23S rRNA (uracil(1939)-C(5))-methyltransferase RlmD, whose translation MAQFYSAKRRVTTRQIITVTVNDLDPFGQGVARHNGKALFIPGLLPEESADVIITEDKKQFARARVSSRLNDSPERELPRCPHFGVCGGCQQQHVSVALQQRSKSAALARLMKHEVNDIIAGEPWGYRRRARLSLNCPPDKSLQMGFRQAGSSDIVNVEQCPVLVPQLEALLPRVRACLASLQGTRHLGHVELVQAGNGTLMILRHTAPLSASDKEKLERFSHSEGLSLFLAPFSEILETVIGEAPWYDSHGLRLAFSPRDFIQVNEAVNQQMVARALEWLDVRAADRVLDLFCGMGNFTLPLATCAASVVGVEGVPALVEKARENAIRNELHNVTFFHENLEEDVTKQPWAKNGFDKVLLDPARAGAAGVMRHIIKLKPIRIVYVSCNPATLARDSEVLVNAGYEVTRLAMLDMFPHTGHLESMVLFERM comes from the coding sequence ATGGCGCAATTCTACTCTGCAAAACGACGCGTGACGACGCGTCAGATCATAACCGTTACAGTCAATGACCTGGATCCATTTGGTCAGGGGGTTGCCCGTCATAATGGAAAGGCTCTGTTTATTCCTGGTTTATTGCCCGAGGAAAGCGCAGACGTCATTATCACAGAAGATAAAAAGCAATTCGCCCGTGCGCGGGTTTCGAGCCGTTTGAATGATAGCCCGGAACGCGAGCTGCCGCGTTGTCCACATTTTGGTGTCTGCGGCGGTTGCCAGCAACAGCATGTCAGCGTTGCTTTGCAACAACGTAGCAAAAGTGCGGCGTTGGCGCGTTTGATGAAACATGAGGTGAATGACATTATCGCTGGCGAACCCTGGGGCTATCGGCGACGGGCGCGATTAAGCCTGAACTGTCCGCCGGATAAATCACTGCAGATGGGATTTCGCCAGGCGGGTTCCAGCGATATTGTCAATGTAGAACAGTGCCCTGTTCTGGTGCCCCAGCTTGAAGCATTGTTACCCCGAGTCAGGGCGTGCCTGGCGAGTTTACAGGGGACCAGACACCTTGGGCATGTTGAGCTGGTACAGGCGGGCAACGGTACGCTGATGATTCTGCGCCATACCGCACCCTTAAGCGCGTCGGATAAAGAAAAACTGGAACGCTTTTCGCATTCTGAGGGATTGTCTCTGTTTCTGGCGCCGTTTAGCGAGATACTGGAAACGGTAATCGGTGAAGCGCCCTGGTATGATTCCCACGGTTTACGTTTAGCGTTTAGTCCGCGCGACTTTATTCAGGTTAATGAAGCGGTAAACCAGCAGATGGTTGCCCGCGCGCTGGAATGGCTTGATGTGCGTGCCGCTGACCGTGTTCTGGACCTGTTTTGCGGGATGGGGAATTTTACGCTGCCGCTGGCGACTTGTGCGGCAAGCGTTGTGGGGGTTGAGGGGGTTCCGGCGCTGGTAGAAAAAGCACGGGAAAACGCCATCCGCAATGAATTACATAATGTGACATTTTTTCATGAAAACCTTGAAGAAGATGTGACGAAGCAGCCGTGGGCGAAAAATGGCTTTGACAAAGTCTTACTCGATCCTGCGCGTGCAGGGGCTGCCGGAGTGATGCGACATATTATAAAATTAAAACCTATTCGCATTGTTTATGTATCCTGTAATCCAGCGACGCTGGCGCGCGATAGCGAAGTGCTGGTAAATGCGGGATACGAGGTTACGCGTTTAGCGATGCTCGACATGTTCCCGCATACAGGACATCTGGAGTCAATGGTTCTGTTCGAGCGCATGTAA
- the queE gene encoding 7-carboxy-7-deazaguanine synthase QueE yields MQYPINEMFQTLQGEGYFTGVPAIFIRLQGCPVGCAWCDTKHTWDKLEDREVSLYSILAKTKESDKWGAASSEDLLAVISRQGYTARHVVITGGEPCIHDLMPLTSLLEKNGFSCQIETSGTHEVRCTPNTWVTVSPKVNMRGGYGVLYQALERANEIKHPVGRVRDIEALDELLATLSDDKPRVIALQPISQKEDATRLCIDTCIARNWRLSMQTHKYLNIA; encoded by the coding sequence ATGCAGTACCCGATTAACGAAATGTTCCAGACCCTACAAGGCGAGGGTTACTTTACCGGCGTCCCCGCTATTTTTATTCGTTTACAGGGATGTCCGGTTGGCTGTGCCTGGTGCGATACCAAACACACCTGGGATAAGCTTGAGGATCGGGAGGTTTCCCTGTATAGCATCCTGGCAAAGACTAAAGAGAGTGATAAATGGGGCGCAGCAAGCAGCGAAGACCTGCTGGCGGTAATAAGTCGCCAGGGTTACACCGCGCGTCATGTGGTGATTACAGGTGGCGAGCCTTGTATCCATGACCTGATGCCGCTGACCAGTCTGCTGGAAAAAAATGGCTTCAGCTGTCAGATTGAAACCAGCGGGACGCATGAAGTGCGTTGCACCCCTAATACCTGGGTAACGGTTTCACCAAAAGTGAATATGCGGGGAGGATATGGCGTACTTTACCAGGCGCTAGAGCGTGCGAATGAAATCAAGCATCCGGTTGGACGAGTACGTGATATTGAGGCGCTGGATGAGTTGTTAGCCACGTTGAGCGACGATAAACCGAGAGTGATTGCTTTGCAGCCTATCAGCCAAAAAGAAGACGCGACGCGTCTGTGTATTGATACGTGCATTGCGCGTAACTGGCGGCTGTCTATGCAAACGCATAAGTATTTAAATATCGCCTGA
- the eno gene encoding phosphopyruvate hydratase: MSKIVKVIGREIIDSRGNPTVEAEVHLEGGFVGMAAAPSGASTGSREALELRDGDKSRFLGKGVTKAVGAVNGPIAQAILGKDAKDQAGIDKIMIDLDGTENKSNFGANAILAVSLANAKAAAAAKGMPLYEHIAELNGTPGKYSMPVPMMNIINGGEHADNNVDIQEFMIQPVGAKTVKEAIRMGSEVFHHLAKVLKGKGMNTAVGDEGGYAPNLGSNAEALAVIAEAVKAAGYELGKDITLAMDCAASEFYKDGKYVLAGEGNKAFTSEEFTHFLEELTKQYPIVSIEDGLDESDWDGFAYQTKVLGDKIQLVGDDLFVTNTKILKEGIEKGIANSILIKFNQIGSLTETLAAIKMAKDAGYTAVISHRSGETEDATIADLAVGTAAGQIKTGSMSRSDRVAKYNQLIRIEEALGEKAPYNGRKEIKGQA; this comes from the coding sequence ATGTCCAAAATCGTTAAAGTCATCGGTCGTGAAATCATCGACTCCCGTGGTAACCCGACTGTTGAAGCTGAAGTACACCTGGAAGGTGGTTTCGTAGGTATGGCGGCGGCTCCGTCAGGTGCTTCTACTGGTTCCCGCGAAGCGCTGGAACTGCGCGATGGCGACAAATCCCGTTTCCTGGGTAAAGGCGTAACCAAAGCTGTTGGCGCGGTTAACGGCCCGATCGCTCAGGCTATTCTTGGCAAAGACGCTAAAGACCAGGCTGGCATCGACAAAATCATGATCGACCTGGACGGTACTGAAAACAAATCTAACTTCGGTGCAAACGCTATTCTGGCTGTCTCTCTGGCTAACGCCAAAGCTGCTGCTGCCGCTAAAGGTATGCCGCTGTACGAGCACATTGCTGAACTGAACGGCACGCCGGGCAAATACTCCATGCCGGTTCCGATGATGAACATCATCAACGGCGGCGAGCATGCTGACAACAACGTCGACATCCAGGAATTCATGATCCAGCCGGTTGGCGCGAAAACGGTTAAAGAAGCTATCCGCATGGGTTCTGAGGTTTTCCATCACCTGGCGAAAGTGCTGAAAGGCAAAGGCATGAACACCGCTGTGGGTGACGAAGGCGGCTACGCGCCGAACCTGGGTTCCAACGCTGAAGCGCTGGCTGTTATCGCTGAAGCGGTTAAAGCGGCTGGTTACGAGCTGGGTAAAGACATCACTCTGGCGATGGACTGTGCAGCGTCTGAATTCTACAAAGACGGTAAATACGTTCTGGCTGGCGAAGGCAACAAAGCGTTCACCTCCGAAGAGTTCACCCACTTCCTGGAAGAACTGACCAAACAGTACCCGATCGTTTCCATCGAAGATGGTCTGGACGAGTCTGACTGGGACGGTTTTGCATACCAGACCAAAGTACTGGGCGACAAAATCCAGTTGGTTGGTGACGACCTGTTCGTAACTAACACCAAGATCCTGAAAGAAGGCATCGAGAAAGGCATCGCTAACTCCATCCTGATCAAATTCAACCAGATCGGTTCTCTGACCGAAACTCTGGCTGCAATCAAGATGGCGAAAGATGCTGGCTACACTGCTGTCATCTCTCACCGTTCTGGTGAAACTGAAGATGCGACCATCGCTGACCTGGCTGTTGGTACCGCTGCAGGCCAGATTAAAACAGGTTCTATGAGCCGTTCTGACCGCGTTGCTAAATACAACCAGCTGATTCGTATCGAAGAAGCGCTGGGCGAAAAAGCACCGTACAATGGTCGTAAAGAGATCAAGGGCCAGGCATAA
- the pyrG gene encoding glutamine hydrolyzing CTP synthase has product MTTNYIFVTGGVVSSLGKGIAAASLAAILEARGLNVTIMKLDPYINVDPGTMSPIQHGEVFVTEDGAETDLDLGHYERFIRTKMSRRNNFTTGRIYSDVLRKERRGDYLGATVQVIPHITNAIKERVLEGGEGHDVVLVEIGGTVGDIESLPFLEAIRQLAVDIGREHALFMHLTLVPYLAAAGEVKTKPTQHSVKELLSIGIQPDILICRSDRAVPANERAKIALFCNVPEKAVISMKDVDSIYKIPGLLKSQGLDDYICKRFSLNCPEANLSEWEQVIYEEANPAGEVTIGMVGKYIELPDAYKSVIEALKHGGLKNRVTVNIKLIDSQDVETRGVEILKDLDAILIPGGFGYRGVEGKIATARYARENNIPYLGICLGMQVALIEFARNVAGMDNANSTEFVPDCKYPVVALITEWRDEDGNVEVRSEKSDLGGTMRLGAQQCQLTDDSLVRQLYGAPTIVERHRHRYEVNNMLLKQIEAAGLRVAGRSGDDQLVEIIEVPNHPWFVACQFHPEFTSTPRDGHPLFAGFVKAASEHQKRQAK; this is encoded by the coding sequence ATGACAACGAACTATATTTTTGTGACCGGCGGGGTCGTATCCTCTCTGGGTAAAGGCATTGCCGCAGCCTCCCTCGCAGCCATTCTTGAAGCCCGTGGTCTCAACGTGACCATCATGAAACTGGATCCCTATATCAACGTCGATCCAGGTACTATGAGCCCAATCCAACACGGGGAAGTGTTCGTTACTGAAGACGGCGCCGAAACCGACCTGGACCTGGGGCACTACGAGCGTTTCATCCGTACCAAGATGTCTCGCCGCAACAACTTCACCACTGGCCGTATCTACTCCGACGTTCTGCGTAAAGAACGCCGTGGCGACTATCTGGGCGCTACTGTACAGGTCATCCCTCATATCACTAACGCGATTAAAGAGCGCGTGCTGGAAGGTGGTGAAGGCCACGATGTGGTACTGGTGGAAATTGGCGGTACCGTTGGTGATATCGAATCTCTGCCGTTTCTTGAGGCGATTCGTCAATTGGCGGTGGATATCGGTCGTGAACACGCGCTGTTTATGCACCTGACGCTGGTGCCTTACCTGGCGGCAGCGGGCGAAGTGAAAACTAAACCGACTCAGCACTCCGTGAAAGAGCTGCTGTCTATCGGTATTCAGCCCGATATTCTGATTTGTCGTTCCGACCGCGCGGTTCCTGCCAACGAGCGTGCAAAAATTGCATTGTTCTGTAATGTGCCGGAAAAAGCCGTTATTTCAATGAAAGATGTCGATTCCATTTATAAAATTCCAGGCCTGTTGAAATCTCAGGGGCTTGACGATTATATTTGTAAACGATTCAGCTTGAACTGTCCGGAAGCAAACCTGTCTGAATGGGAGCAGGTCATTTACGAAGAAGCGAATCCGGCAGGCGAGGTGACTATCGGCATGGTCGGCAAGTACATTGAGTTGCCGGACGCCTATAAGTCGGTGATCGAAGCGCTGAAGCACGGTGGTCTGAAAAACCGTGTTACCGTCAACATCAAATTGATCGATTCGCAAGATGTTGAAACGCGCGGCGTCGAAATTCTGAAAGATTTGGACGCTATCCTGATTCCTGGCGGCTTCGGTTACCGTGGCGTTGAGGGTAAGATCGCTACTGCGCGCTATGCGCGTGAAAACAATATTCCTTACCTGGGCATTTGCCTGGGAATGCAGGTCGCGTTGATTGAGTTCGCTCGTAACGTGGCTGGCATGGACAACGCCAACTCAACGGAATTTGTGCCAGACTGTAAGTACCCGGTTGTCGCGTTAATTACCGAGTGGCGTGATGAAGACGGCAATGTTGAAGTCCGTAGTGAGAAGAGCGATCTGGGCGGCACCATGCGTCTGGGCGCGCAGCAGTGCCAACTGACTGATGACAGCCTGGTACGTCAGCTGTACGGCGCGCCGACAATTGTTGAACGTCATCGTCATCGCTACGAAGTTAACAACATGCTGTTGAAACAAATTGAAGCAGCGGGTCTGCGTGTTGCAGGCCGTTCCGGTGATGATCAGTTAGTCGAGATCATTGAGGTACCGAATCATCCGTGGTTCGTGGCCTGTCAGTTCCATCCGGAATTTACTTCCACACCGCGTGATGGACATCCGTTGTTTGCTGGCTTTGTTAAAGCCGCCAGCGAGCATCAGAAACGTCAGGCGAAGTAA
- the cysJ gene encoding NADPH-dependent assimilatory sulfite reductase flavoprotein subunit — MTTQAPLTGLLPLNAEQLARLQAATTDLTPEQLAWVSGYFWGVLNPRPDTITTLPAPVAEIPGVTLISASQTGNARRVAEALRDDLLAVNLNVTLVNAGDYKYKQIASEKLLVVVTSTQGEGEPPEEAVALHKFLFSKKAPALKNTAFAVFSLGDTSYEFFCQAGKDFDSKLAELGGKRLLDRVDADVEYQSAAAQWRARMVEVLRSRTPVMTPAQSVTSGAVNEIHTSPYTKEAPLSASLAVNQKITGRNSEKDVRHIEIDLGDSGLCYQPGDALGVWYQNDPALVNEIVELLWLKGDEPVTVNDKRLPLSEALQWHFELTVNTANIVETYATLTRSETLMPLVGDKTQLQRYAAATPIVDMLRFSPAQLEADALVGLLRPLTPRLYSIASSQAEVGNEAHITVGVVRYDIEGRARAGGASSFLADRVEEDGEVRVFIEHNDNFRLPEEPQTPVIMIGPGTGIAPFRAFMQQRAADDAPGKNWLFFGNPHFTEDFLYQVEWQRYVKEGVLSRIDLAWSRDQKEKIYVQDKLREQGAELWRWINDGAHIYVCGDANRMAKDVEQVLLEVIAEFGGMDLESADEYLSELRVERRYQRDVY, encoded by the coding sequence ATGACGACACAGGCTCCACTTACTGGCTTGCTTCCGCTGAATGCGGAGCAACTGGCGCGCCTTCAGGCTGCCACAACCGATCTTACTCCCGAGCAGCTTGCCTGGGTCTCTGGCTATTTTTGGGGGGTTCTTAATCCGCGTCCAGACACTATTACCACCCTGCCAGCCCCTGTGGCTGAAATACCCGGGGTTACGCTGATCTCCGCTTCGCAAACCGGTAATGCGCGGCGCGTAGCGGAAGCTCTGCGTGATGATCTCCTGGCGGTCAACCTTAACGTGACCCTGGTGAATGCCGGCGACTACAAATACAAACAAATTGCCAGTGAAAAACTGCTGGTGGTCGTGACCTCCACGCAGGGCGAAGGCGAGCCGCCGGAAGAGGCCGTTGCGTTACATAAGTTCCTGTTTTCCAAAAAAGCGCCAGCGCTTAAAAATACCGCTTTCGCTGTTTTTAGCCTGGGCGATACGTCCTATGAATTTTTCTGTCAGGCCGGTAAAGATTTTGACAGCAAACTGGCGGAACTCGGTGGTAAACGGTTGCTGGATCGGGTGGACGCCGACGTAGAATACCAGTCTGCCGCCGCGCAATGGCGCGCACGCATGGTTGAGGTCTTAAGATCCCGTACGCCGGTTATGACACCGGCGCAGTCAGTGACCAGCGGCGCGGTAAATGAGATCCACACCAGCCCTTACACTAAAGAAGCGCCGCTCAGCGCTTCGCTGGCGGTGAATCAAAAAATCACCGGGCGTAATTCAGAAAAAGATGTGCGCCATATCGAAATCGATCTCGGTGATTCCGGCCTGTGTTATCAGCCTGGCGATGCGCTGGGCGTGTGGTACCAGAACGATCCCGCGCTGGTCAACGAGATAGTGGAACTGCTATGGCTGAAAGGAGATGAGCCTGTCACCGTTAACGATAAACGGCTGCCCCTGTCAGAGGCGCTACAGTGGCATTTCGAGCTGACGGTCAACACTGCCAATATCGTTGAAACCTATGCCACGCTAACACGCAGTGAGACGCTGATGCCGTTAGTTGGCGATAAAACACAGCTACAGCGCTACGCTGCCGCTACGCCAATTGTTGATATGCTGCGCTTCTCCCCGGCGCAGCTGGAGGCTGACGCGTTAGTCGGCCTGCTACGCCCCCTGACGCCGCGTCTGTACTCTATTGCATCATCGCAGGCGGAAGTCGGGAATGAGGCCCATATTACCGTAGGGGTTGTCCGTTATGACATCGAAGGACGTGCACGTGCCGGCGGCGCTTCCAGCTTTCTGGCCGATCGCGTTGAAGAGGACGGAGAAGTACGGGTGTTCATCGAACATAACGATAACTTCCGTTTGCCTGAGGAGCCGCAGACGCCAGTGATTATGATTGGCCCTGGCACTGGTATCGCGCCGTTTCGCGCTTTTATGCAGCAGCGTGCGGCCGATGACGCGCCGGGTAAGAACTGGCTATTCTTTGGCAACCCGCACTTTACCGAAGATTTTCTCTACCAGGTGGAGTGGCAGCGCTATGTCAAAGAGGGGGTACTGAGCCGTATCGATCTGGCCTGGTCCCGCGATCAAAAAGAAAAAATCTACGTACAGGACAAACTGCGTGAACAGGGCGCGGAACTGTGGCGCTGGATTAACGACGGCGCGCATATTTATGTCTGTGGCGACGCGAATCGCATGGCGAAAGATGTCGAGCAGGTGTTGTTGGAAGTGATAGCTGAATTCGGCGGTATGGACCTCGAATCGGCAGACGAATATTTAAGTGAGCTGCGCGTTGAGCGCCGTTATCAGCGAGATGTCTACTAA
- the mazG gene encoding nucleoside triphosphate pyrophosphohydrolase has product MNQIDRLLNIMQRLRDPENGCPWDKEQTFASIAPYTLEETYEVLDAIAREDFDDLRGELGDLLFQVVFYAQMAQEEGRFDFNAICAAISDKLERRHPHVFGKISADSSEEVLTRWEQIKTEERAQKAQHSALDDIPRSLPALMRAQKIQKRCSNVGFDWTTLGPVVDKVYEEIDEVMFEARQAVIDQAKLEEEMGDLLFATVNMARHLGTKAEIALQKANDKFERRFREVERIVAARGLQMTGVDLETMEEVWQEVKRQEIDL; this is encoded by the coding sequence ATGAATCAAATTGACCGCCTGCTTAATATCATGCAGCGCCTGCGCGACCCGGAAAACGGCTGTCCCTGGGATAAAGAGCAGACCTTTGCCAGTATCGCGCCCTATACGCTTGAAGAAACCTATGAAGTGTTGGATGCGATTGCGCGTGAGGACTTTGACGATTTGCGCGGCGAATTAGGCGACCTGTTGTTTCAGGTAGTGTTTTATGCACAGATGGCGCAGGAAGAGGGCCGCTTCGATTTTAATGCTATCTGCGCTGCCATCAGCGATAAACTGGAACGCCGCCATCCCCATGTTTTTGGAAAGATTTCTGCTGATAGCAGCGAAGAGGTATTAACCCGCTGGGAACAAATCAAAACAGAAGAACGCGCGCAAAAAGCGCAACATTCCGCCCTGGACGATATTCCCCGCAGCCTGCCTGCTTTAATGCGCGCACAGAAAATTCAGAAACGGTGCTCAAATGTTGGCTTTGACTGGACAACTCTGGGGCCGGTCGTTGATAAAGTCTATGAAGAGATCGATGAAGTCATGTTCGAAGCGCGGCAAGCGGTTATCGATCAGGCTAAACTGGAAGAAGAAATGGGCGATTTGCTCTTTGCTACGGTTAATATGGCGCGTCATTTAGGTACGAAAGCGGAGATTGCATTGCAAAAAGCAAACGATAAATTCGAGCGCCGTTTTCGTGAGGTTGAACGTATTGTCGCCGCCAGAGGCCTGCAAATGACCGGAGTGGATCTGGAAACCATGGAAGAAGTTTGGCAGGAGGTAAAACGCCAGGAAATTGATCTCTAA
- the relA gene encoding GTP diphosphokinase has protein sequence MVAVRSAHINKAGEFDPKKWIASLGISSQQSCERLAETWAYCLQQTQGHPDADLLLWRGVEMVEILSTLSMDIDTLRAALLFPLADANVVSEDVLRESVGKSIVTLIHGVRDMAAIRQLNATHNDSVSSEQVDNVRRMLLAMVDDFRCVVIKLAERIAHLREVKDAPEDERVLAAKECTNIYAPLANRLGIGQLKWELEDYCFRYLHPAEYKRIAKLLHERRIDREHYIEEFVGHLRAEMKNEGVLAEVYGRPKHIYSIWRKMQKKHLAFDELFDVRAVRIVAERLQDCYAALGIVHTHYRHLPDEFDDYVANPKPNGYQSIHTVVLGPGGKTVEIQIRTKQMHEDAELGVAAHWKYKEGATSGGVRSGHEDRIAWLRKLIAWQEEMADSGEMLDEVRSQVFDDRVYVFTPKGDVVDLPAGSTPLDFAYHIHSDVGHRCIGAKIGGRIVPFTYQLQMGDQVEIITQKQPNPSRDWLNPNLGYITTSRGRSKIHAWFRKQDRDKNILAGRQILDDELAHLGISLKEAEKHLLPRYNFNELEELLAAIGGGDIRLNQMVNFLQSQFNKPSAEEQDAAALKQLQQKTYAPQNRRKDDGRVVVEGVGNLMHHIARCCQPIPGDEIVGFITQGRGISVHRADCEQLAELRSHAPERIVDAVWGESYSAGYSLVVRVTANDRSGLLRDITTILANEKVNVLGVASRSDIKQQIATIDMTIEIYNLQVLGRVLGKLNQVPDVIDARRLHGN, from the coding sequence ATGGTTGCGGTAAGAAGTGCACATATTAATAAAGCTGGTGAATTTGATCCGAAAAAATGGATCGCAAGCCTGGGAATTTCCAGCCAGCAGTCGTGTGAGCGCTTAGCCGAAACCTGGGCGTATTGCCTGCAACAGACACAAGGACATCCGGATGCGGATCTGTTGCTGTGGCGTGGCGTGGAGATGGTAGAAATTCTCTCCACGCTGAGTATGGATATCGACACGCTGCGGGCGGCGCTACTGTTCCCTCTGGCCGACGCCAACGTGGTCAGCGAAGATGTGCTGCGCGAAAGCGTCGGAAAGTCTATCGTTACCCTGATTCATGGCGTGCGCGATATGGCGGCGATCCGCCAGTTAAACGCCACCCATAACGACTCCGTTTCTTCGGAGCAGGTGGATAATGTCCGCCGAATGCTGTTGGCGATGGTGGATGATTTTCGCTGCGTGGTGATCAAACTGGCCGAGCGAATCGCGCATTTGCGTGAAGTGAAAGATGCGCCGGAAGATGAACGCGTACTGGCGGCGAAAGAATGTACCAATATTTACGCGCCGCTCGCTAACCGTCTGGGCATTGGGCAACTGAAGTGGGAACTGGAAGACTACTGCTTCCGTTACCTGCACCCGGCAGAATATAAGCGCATCGCTAAACTGCTGCATGAACGGCGTATCGACCGCGAGCATTACATTGAAGAGTTTGTCGGTCATCTGCGCGCCGAAATGAAAAACGAAGGCGTTCTGGCGGAAGTTTACGGACGACCCAAACATATTTACAGCATCTGGCGCAAAATGCAGAAAAAGCATCTGGCGTTTGATGAACTGTTTGACGTGCGCGCTGTGCGTATCGTCGCCGAGCGCCTTCAGGATTGCTATGCCGCTCTGGGAATAGTACATACGCACTATCGCCACCTGCCCGATGAGTTTGATGACTACGTCGCTAACCCGAAGCCGAACGGCTACCAGTCTATCCATACCGTGGTACTGGGACCGGGCGGTAAAACCGTTGAGATCCAGATTCGTACTAAACAGATGCACGAAGACGCCGAGCTTGGCGTGGCCGCGCACTGGAAGTACAAAGAAGGCGCCACGTCCGGCGGCGTGCGTTCCGGCCATGAAGACAGGATTGCGTGGTTGCGTAAGCTGATCGCCTGGCAGGAAGAGATGGCGGATTCCGGCGAAATGCTGGATGAAGTGCGTAGCCAGGTGTTTGATGATCGGGTCTATGTCTTTACGCCAAAAGGTGACGTGGTGGATTTGCCCGCCGGATCCACGCCTCTCGATTTTGCTTATCACATCCACAGTGATGTAGGGCACCGTTGCATCGGCGCTAAAATTGGCGGGCGTATAGTGCCGTTCACCTATCAGTTGCAGATGGGCGATCAGGTTGAAATCATCACTCAGAAGCAGCCCAATCCCAGTCGCGACTGGCTGAACCCCAACCTGGGTTATATCACGACCAGCCGTGGGCGCTCAAAAATTCATGCCTGGTTCCGCAAGCAGGATCGCGACAAAAACATTTTGGCCGGACGGCAAATCCTCGACGATGAGCTGGCGCATTTAGGGATTAGCCTGAAAGAGGCCGAAAAACATCTGCTGCCGCGCTACAACTTTAATGAACTGGAAGAGTTGCTGGCGGCGATAGGCGGCGGCGATATCCGTCTTAATCAGATGGTGAATTTTCTGCAGTCGCAGTTCAATAAACCGAGCGCGGAAGAGCAGGACGCTGCGGCGCTGAAACAGCTTCAGCAAAAAACGTACGCGCCGCAAAATCGCCGTAAAGACGACGGTCGTGTGGTGGTGGAAGGTGTGGGTAATCTGATGCACCACATCGCCCGTTGCTGCCAGCCGATACCTGGTGATGAAATTGTTGGTTTTATCACTCAGGGGCGGGGTATTTCTGTGCACCGGGCCGATTGCGAACAACTGGCGGAGCTGCGCTCTCATGCGCCGGAACGGATTGTAGATGCGGTATGGGGCGAGAGTTACTCGGCAGGCTATTCGCTGGTGGTACGTGTAACGGCCAACGATCGCAGCGGTTTGCTGCGTGATATCACCACTATTCTGGCCAATGAAAAAGTCAACGTACTGGGTGTCGCCAGCCGTAGCGACATTAAACAGCAGATCGCCACCATCGATATGACAATCGAGATCTACAATCTGCAAGTACTGGGCCGCGTGCTCGGCAAGCTCAATCAGGTGCCGGATGTCATTGACGCCCGCCGCTTGCACGGGAATTAA
- the queD gene encoding 6-carboxytetrahydropterin synthase QueD has product MPTTLYKDFTFEAAHRLPHVPEGHKCGRLHGHSFMVRLEITGEVDPHTGWIMDFADLKAAFKPTYDRLDHYYLNDIPGLENPTSEVLAKWIWDQVKPVVPLLSAVQVKETCTAGCVYRGA; this is encoded by the coding sequence ATGCCCACCACGCTGTATAAAGATTTCACCTTTGAAGCCGCTCATCGACTGCCTCACGTGCCTGAAGGGCATAAGTGTGGTCGCCTGCACGGGCACTCGTTTATGGTGCGTCTCGAAATTACCGGTGAAGTCGATCCGCATACCGGTTGGATCATGGATTTCGCGGATCTGAAAGCGGCGTTTAAACCCACTTATGATCGCCTTGATCACTACTATCTGAACGATATTCCAGGACTGGAGAATCCCACCAGCGAAGTTCTGGCAAAATGGATTTGGGACCAGGTTAAACCTGTTGTGCCGCTACTGAGCGCGGTCCAGGTAAAAGAGACCTGTACAGCCGGTTGCGTCTACCGCGGCGCGTAA